One Streptomyces coeruleorubidus DNA segment encodes these proteins:
- a CDS encoding DUF2293 domain-containing protein has protein sequence MVPRATLPPHTGLLVFQPLKRRHCAECRRGPLPLLALEDGAPRCLDCADLGHLVFLPRGDTALTRRSREESALSAVVVRFNRRKSRYERQGVLVEEAALARAEQRCLADAEARRRRRVRDARRRAAQDALFAQAFAAEIQRLFPGCPADRARAIAAHASERGSGRVGRSAAGRALTEGAVTSAVVASVRHLDTPYDRLLMSGVPRHEARRRIAAAVETVLRGWTEAGLGSAG, from the coding sequence ATGGTCCCGCGCGCGACGCTCCCGCCCCACACCGGTCTTCTCGTCTTCCAGCCCCTCAAGCGCCGGCACTGCGCCGAGTGCCGGCGAGGGCCGCTGCCGCTGCTCGCCCTCGAGGACGGTGCCCCGCGCTGCCTGGACTGTGCCGACCTCGGGCACCTGGTGTTCCTGCCGCGCGGCGACACCGCGCTGACGCGCAGATCGCGGGAGGAGAGCGCGCTGTCGGCGGTGGTGGTGCGGTTCAACCGGCGCAAGAGCCGGTACGAGCGGCAGGGCGTTCTCGTCGAGGAGGCGGCGCTCGCGCGGGCCGAGCAGCGGTGTCTCGCGGATGCCGAGGCGCGACGGCGGCGCCGGGTGCGGGACGCGCGGCGCCGGGCGGCTCAGGACGCCCTGTTCGCCCAGGCGTTCGCGGCGGAGATACAGCGGCTGTTCCCCGGATGTCCGGCCGACCGTGCGCGGGCCATCGCCGCGCACGCCTCGGAGCGGGGCAGCGGGCGGGTGGGCCGCAGTGCGGCCGGGCGGGCGCTGACGGAGGGGGCGGTGACCTCGGCGGTCGTGGCGTCCGTACGGCATCTGGACACGCCGTACGACCGGCTGCTGATGAGCGGGGTGCCGCGGCACGAGGCGCGGCGGCGGATCGCGGCGGCGGTGGAGACGGTGCTGAGGGGGTGGACCGAGGCGGGGCTCGGTTCCGCCGGGTGA
- a CDS encoding DUF1772 domain-containing protein — translation MIDGPYFVLTVLGVLGTGLVAGVFCGFSTFVMRGLATLPPAQGAAAMNAINVAAVTPPFMIVFLGSAVLCAVIAVVTFVLWPDEGTVELLVGSALYLFGSFGVTIVANVPRNDALLKLEPGTSQAAAYWPAYVREWTMWNHVRTVASAGAAVAYVLALT, via the coding sequence ATGATCGACGGACCGTACTTCGTGCTGACGGTGCTGGGTGTGCTCGGGACCGGCCTGGTGGCCGGGGTGTTCTGTGGCTTCTCGACCTTCGTCATGCGGGGCCTGGCCACGCTGCCGCCCGCGCAGGGGGCCGCCGCGATGAACGCGATCAACGTGGCCGCGGTGACACCGCCCTTCATGATCGTGTTCCTCGGGTCGGCCGTACTGTGCGCGGTGATCGCCGTGGTGACGTTCGTACTGTGGCCGGACGAGGGGACGGTGGAGCTGCTGGTGGGCAGCGCGCTGTACCTGTTCGGCTCGTTCGGGGTCACCATAGTCGCGAACGTGCCGCGCAACGACGCGCTGCTGAAGCTGGAGCCGGGCACCTCTCAGGCGGCCGCGTACTGGCCGGCGTATGTGCGCGAGTGGACCATGTGGAACCACGTCCGCACGGTTGCCTCGGCCGGGGCGGCGGTGGCGTACGTGCTGGCCCTCACCTGA
- a CDS encoding glutamate synthase subunit beta, translated as MADPKGFMTTPRQDWPRRPVEERVRDWDEVYVPGALLPIISKQADRCMDCGIPFCHEACPLGNLIPEWNDLVSREDWRAAADRLHATNNFPEFTGRLCPAPCEAGCVLAINQPAVTIKNVECAIADRAWEEGFAPSRPPERLSGKTVAVIGSGPTGLAAAQQLTRAGHTVAVYERDDRLGGLMRYGIPAFKMEKHHLERRLEQMRAEGTKFRTSTAVGRDIRADELRTRYDAVVLATGATAWRELDVPGRDLTGIHQAMEYLPLANRVCEGDLEASPLSAAGKHVVIVGGGDTGADCLGTAVREGAASVTQLDIYALPDTERDEDTEPWPTYPVRVYRLSAAHEEARDLRTAPVADADARLFAASTLRFDGDAAGHVRSLHLVEVDARRRPVEGSGRTLPADLVLLALGFSGPDRKDGLVDQLGLELEPRGTIARDAGFATNVPGVFAAGDAARGQSLIVWAIAEGRAVAAAVDRHLTGSSTLPSPIGPYDRPMAV; from the coding sequence ATGGCCGACCCCAAGGGTTTCATGACCACCCCCCGCCAGGACTGGCCGCGCAGGCCCGTCGAGGAGCGGGTCCGGGACTGGGACGAGGTCTACGTCCCCGGCGCCCTGCTGCCGATCATCAGCAAGCAGGCCGACCGCTGCATGGACTGCGGCATCCCCTTCTGCCACGAGGCCTGCCCGCTGGGCAACCTGATCCCCGAGTGGAACGACCTGGTGTCGAGGGAGGACTGGCGGGCGGCCGCCGACCGGCTGCACGCCACGAACAACTTCCCGGAGTTCACCGGCCGGTTGTGCCCGGCGCCGTGCGAGGCGGGATGCGTTCTGGCGATCAACCAGCCTGCCGTCACCATCAAGAACGTCGAGTGCGCGATCGCCGACCGGGCGTGGGAGGAGGGCTTCGCGCCGTCGAGGCCGCCGGAGCGGCTGTCCGGCAAGACGGTCGCGGTGATCGGTTCGGGACCCACCGGGCTGGCCGCGGCCCAGCAGCTGACCCGGGCCGGGCACACGGTCGCCGTGTACGAGAGGGACGACCGGCTCGGCGGGCTGATGCGGTACGGCATCCCCGCGTTCAAGATGGAGAAGCACCATCTGGAGCGGCGGCTGGAGCAGATGCGGGCCGAGGGGACCAAGTTCCGTACGTCGACGGCGGTCGGGCGGGACATCAGGGCCGATGAGCTGCGGACTCGCTACGACGCCGTGGTGCTCGCCACGGGGGCGACCGCGTGGCGTGAACTCGATGTGCCGGGGCGGGACCTGACGGGCATTCACCAGGCGATGGAGTATCTCCCGCTGGCCAACCGGGTGTGCGAGGGCGATCTGGAGGCGTCCCCGCTGTCGGCCGCCGGGAAGCACGTCGTCATCGTCGGCGGCGGCGACACCGGGGCCGACTGCCTGGGCACGGCCGTCCGGGAGGGCGCCGCGTCCGTGACCCAGCTGGACATCTACGCACTTCCGGACACCGAGCGCGACGAGGACACCGAGCCCTGGCCGACGTATCCGGTGCGGGTCTACCGGTTGTCCGCCGCGCACGAGGAGGCCCGTGACCTGCGGACGGCCCCGGTGGCCGACGCGGACGCGCGGCTGTTCGCGGCGTCCACGCTGCGCTTCGACGGTGACGCGGCGGGCCATGTGCGGTCGCTGCACCTGGTCGAGGTGGACGCGCGGCGCCGTCCGGTGGAGGGCAGCGGGCGGACGCTCCCGGCCGACCTCGTGCTGCTCGCCCTCGGCTTCTCCGGGCCCGACCGGAAGGACGGGCTCGTCGACCAGCTGGGGCTGGAACTGGAGCCCCGCGGCACGATCGCGCGTGACGCCGGTTTCGCCACGAACGTGCCCGGCGTGTTCGCCGCGGGGGACGCCGCCCGGGGCCAGTCGCTCATCGTCTGGGCGATCGCCGAGGGGCGGGCCGTGGCGGCGGCGGTCGACCGCCATCTGACGGGCAGTTCGACGCTCCCGTCGCCGATCGGACCGTACGACAGGCCCATGGCGGTGTAG
- a CDS encoding SAM-dependent methyltransferase: MTGQDPTSAVAVDTSRPHPARMYDWYLGGKDNYPVDEEMGRQMLTLDPRVPVMARVNRAFMHRATRWLARNGVRQFLDVGTGIPTEPNLHQVAQEIAPDARIVYCDNDPIVLAHAAALLRGTDEGATEYLQADVRDPDAILEGARKVLDFTRPVALSLIALLHFVSDEDGAHDLVRRLLAELPSGSYLVITHATADFTPEESKAATEKLRAAGVTLALRSREEFIRFFDGLDLVEPGVEVPHRWHPDLGEPVPGQDDGVIPGYGAVGRKA; encoded by the coding sequence ATGACCGGGCAGGACCCCACCTCGGCCGTCGCGGTCGACACGAGCAGACCGCATCCGGCGCGGATGTACGACTGGTACCTCGGCGGCAAGGACAACTACCCGGTCGACGAGGAGATGGGCCGGCAGATGCTCACCCTCGACCCGAGGGTGCCGGTCATGGCGCGCGTCAACCGCGCGTTCATGCACCGGGCCACACGCTGGCTGGCCCGCAACGGCGTACGGCAGTTCCTGGACGTCGGCACCGGCATCCCGACCGAGCCCAACCTCCACCAGGTCGCCCAGGAGATCGCCCCCGACGCCCGGATCGTCTACTGCGACAACGACCCCATCGTGCTGGCCCACGCGGCGGCCCTGCTGCGCGGCACGGACGAGGGGGCGACCGAGTACCTCCAGGCCGACGTGCGCGACCCGGACGCCATCCTGGAGGGCGCGAGGAAGGTCCTGGACTTCACCCGGCCCGTCGCGCTCTCGCTCATCGCGCTGCTGCACTTCGTCTCCGACGAGGACGGCGCACACGATCTGGTCCGCCGGCTGCTCGCCGAACTGCCCTCCGGCAGCTACCTGGTCATCACCCACGCCACGGCCGACTTCACGCCGGAGGAGTCGAAGGCGGCCACCGAGAAGCTCCGCGCCGCCGGTGTCACCCTGGCCCTGCGCTCCCGCGAGGAGTTCATCCGCTTCTTCGACGGCCTCGACCTCGTCGAGCCCGGCGTCGAGGTGCCCCACCGCTGGCACCCCGACCTGGGCGAGCCCGTACCCGGGCAGGACGACGGGGTGATTCCGGGATACGGAGCGGTGGGACGCAAGGCATAG
- a CDS encoding DUF397 domain-containing protein: MDRIKPRKHVYNGMPARDLGSEGWHKPWSGGNGGNCLEAMKLADGRIAVRQSTDPDGPALIYTTDEMTAFIEGAKAGEADFLLS, from the coding sequence ATGGATCGCATCAAGCCGCGCAAACACGTCTACAACGGCATGCCCGCGCGCGACTTGGGCAGCGAAGGCTGGCACAAGCCGTGGAGCGGCGGGAACGGCGGGAACTGCCTGGAGGCGATGAAGCTCGCCGACGGCCGGATCGCCGTGCGGCAGTCCACCGACCCGGACGGTCCGGCGCTGATCTACACCACGGACGAGATGACGGCCTTCATCGAAGGGGCGAAAGCGGGGGAGGCGGATTTCCTGCTGTCCTGA
- a CDS encoding helix-turn-helix domain-containing protein → MSEPRSAPTVGQVVLGRRLLDLRERAGMKREEAARILRVAPATVRRMEMAEVALKIPYLQLLLKAYGISDEEAGAFVQLAEEANKPGWWQRFHDILPGWFSMYVSLEGAAGVIRSYEPHFVPGLLQTEDYARGVLRSGAIGQTRPDDIERHVALRMQRQELLTREDAPRLWVVMDETVLRRPVGGPEVMRAQIDKLLEATKLPNVTLQVAPFAGGPHPGTYGPFVLFRFAMPELPDMVYSEYLTGAVYLDARAEVATHLEVMDRMAAQAATAHRTKEILRDLRKEL, encoded by the coding sequence GTGAGCGAACCGCGGTCCGCGCCGACGGTGGGCCAGGTCGTCCTCGGCCGGCGCCTGCTGGACCTGCGGGAACGCGCCGGGATGAAGCGCGAGGAGGCCGCCCGCATCCTCCGCGTCGCCCCCGCCACGGTCCGCCGTATGGAGATGGCCGAGGTCGCGCTCAAAATCCCGTATCTGCAACTGCTCCTGAAGGCCTACGGAATCTCCGACGAGGAGGCCGGCGCCTTTGTCCAACTGGCCGAGGAAGCGAACAAACCCGGCTGGTGGCAGCGTTTCCACGACATCCTGCCCGGCTGGTTCTCGATGTACGTGAGCCTGGAGGGCGCGGCCGGGGTCATCCGCAGTTACGAGCCCCATTTCGTCCCCGGGCTGTTGCAGACCGAGGACTACGCGCGCGGAGTGCTCCGGTCGGGCGCCATCGGCCAGACCCGGCCCGACGACATCGAGCGCCATGTCGCCCTGCGGATGCAGCGGCAGGAACTGCTCACCCGTGAGGACGCGCCCCGGCTGTGGGTCGTGATGGACGAGACCGTGCTGCGGCGCCCGGTCGGCGGGCCGGAGGTGATGCGTGCCCAGATCGACAAACTGCTCGAGGCCACGAAGCTGCCCAACGTCACTTTGCAGGTCGCTCCGTTCGCCGGCGGACCGCACCCGGGCACGTACGGGCCGTTCGTGCTGTTCCGATTTGCCATGCCCGAACTGCCGGACATGGTCTACAGCGAGTACCTGACCGGCGCGGTCTACCTCGACGCGCGCGCCGAGGTGGCGACCCACCTCGAGGTCATGGACCGCATGGCGGCGCAGGCCGCTACGGCACATCGCACGAAGGAGATCCTCAGGGATCTCCGCAAGGAGCTGTGA
- a CDS encoding ATP-binding protein: MASVIPSAPLGTAAAAGPLGLGATSEASPVGAAAERRFRFELAAHPGSPAQARRLTRARLTGWSVCEDTCDSAALVVSELVTNAIVHTASTHIVCELHDGDDQVRIAVRDEGCAPGQPHAAGRTRPEEEHGRGLLLVDALCDAWGAHEHGPGLLVWAELPRTADTARHPAQPRNDLGWGARPKPGPSDEPGDGDEAHRARHAKAAQDVPPQERRRERGPA; this comes from the coding sequence GTGGCAAGCGTGATTCCGTCCGCGCCCTTAGGAACAGCCGCCGCCGCAGGCCCTCTCGGCCTGGGTGCCACCTCGGAAGCAAGCCCCGTCGGGGCCGCTGCCGAGCGCCGGTTCCGTTTCGAGCTGGCCGCACATCCGGGTTCTCCCGCACAGGCCAGACGCCTGACGCGGGCCCGGCTGACCGGCTGGTCGGTGTGCGAGGACACGTGCGACAGCGCGGCCCTGGTGGTTTCCGAGCTGGTCACCAACGCCATCGTGCACACGGCGAGCACACACATAGTGTGCGAGCTGCACGACGGCGACGACCAGGTGCGGATAGCCGTGCGTGACGAGGGCTGCGCCCCGGGCCAGCCCCACGCGGCCGGCCGCACCCGGCCCGAGGAGGAGCACGGGAGGGGACTGCTTCTCGTCGACGCCCTCTGCGACGCCTGGGGTGCCCATGAACACGGCCCCGGGCTGCTGGTCTGGGCCGAGCTGCCGCGCACGGCGGACACCGCACGCCACCCGGCGCAGCCCCGGAACGACCTGGGCTGGGGCGCCCGGCCGAAGCCGGGGCCGTCCGACGAGCCGGGCGACGGGGACGAAGCACACCGGGCACGCCATGCGAAGGCCGCTCAGGATGTTCCCCCGCAGGAACGACGCCGAGAACGGGGACCGGCATGA
- a CDS encoding ABC transporter ATP-binding protein, whose protein sequence is MGKKRTAPEVSESERLLFGGPLRYDMGWNQHADAFLELNFRAMITRLPSLLASSLRLARQADRGAARVVLAAEAGRGVAQAVALLAVNSVLARLMGGGPIEDRLRGAVPALVTVAVVMLLAALLRAASTYATGRLEPKVERVATEQYLERAAAVELAAIEDHAFHKLLDTAQYGAASARRMIMYGTRVINAMISLVAAAGVLTVLHPALLPLLVTMTLPSAWSALTVARRRYESFHAWVQHARAGRLLGNLLIEPEAAPEIRVHGVGAFLLRHFRAMSETAEAEQARLARLAARTGLIAAAWTGLATVATYATLGGLLLAGAMALSVAGTAVIAIRTGSQSLDTLVVEVNALHEEALFVGDLERLYTEAAQRAIPAGGRPLPENPREIRFENVTFRYPGDSARPALDDVSLTLPLGRIVALVGENGSGKTTLVKLLAGLYTPEKGRILWDGVDAATADRHRLAERIAMVAQDFKRWPFTARVNVALGRTSQPVCEQRLAASIAEAGAETVIADLPRGLDTLLARNFSGGHELSGGQWQRLGIARAAYRRGRILIVDEPTAALDARAELEVFERIRALADSGQTVVLITHRLASVRHADLVHVLDQGRLVESGTPDELLATGGLYAELYTLQAKQFAPSPTAAPDPTTVPPVAPAPKMPAPKAG, encoded by the coding sequence GTGGGGAAGAAGCGGACCGCGCCGGAAGTGTCCGAGTCGGAGCGGCTGCTCTTCGGCGGGCCGCTGCGCTACGACATGGGCTGGAACCAGCACGCCGACGCGTTCCTGGAGCTGAACTTCCGCGCCATGATCACCCGGCTGCCGTCCCTGCTCGCGTCCAGCCTCCGGCTCGCCCGGCAGGCCGACCGGGGCGCCGCGCGGGTCGTGCTGGCCGCCGAGGCGGGCCGGGGCGTGGCGCAGGCGGTGGCACTGCTCGCGGTCAACAGCGTGCTGGCGCGGCTGATGGGCGGCGGCCCGATCGAGGACCGGCTGCGCGGCGCCGTCCCCGCGCTGGTCACGGTGGCCGTCGTGATGCTGCTCGCGGCGCTGCTGCGGGCCGCGAGCACCTACGCCACCGGACGGCTGGAGCCCAAGGTGGAGCGGGTGGCGACCGAGCAGTACCTGGAGCGGGCCGCGGCCGTCGAACTGGCCGCGATCGAGGACCACGCCTTCCACAAACTGCTCGACACCGCGCAGTACGGGGCCGCCTCCGCCCGCCGGATGATCATGTACGGGACGCGGGTGATCAACGCGATGATCTCGCTGGTCGCGGCGGCCGGTGTCCTGACCGTGCTGCACCCGGCGCTCCTGCCGCTGCTGGTGACGATGACGCTGCCGAGCGCCTGGAGCGCGCTGACCGTGGCCCGGCGGCGCTACGAGTCCTTCCACGCCTGGGTGCAGCACGCCCGTGCGGGCCGGCTGCTCGGCAATCTGCTGATCGAGCCCGAGGCGGCCCCCGAGATCCGGGTGCACGGGGTGGGCGCGTTCCTGCTGCGGCACTTCCGCGCGATGTCGGAGACGGCGGAGGCCGAGCAGGCCCGGCTGGCCCGGCTCGCCGCCCGTACCGGCCTGATCGCGGCGGCCTGGACGGGCCTGGCGACGGTGGCGACGTACGCGACGCTCGGCGGGCTGCTGCTGGCCGGGGCGATGGCCCTGTCGGTGGCGGGTACGGCCGTGATCGCGATCCGGACCGGCTCGCAGAGCCTCGACACGCTCGTCGTGGAGGTCAACGCGCTGCACGAGGAGGCCCTCTTCGTCGGCGACCTGGAACGGCTGTACACCGAGGCGGCACAGCGGGCGATCCCGGCGGGCGGCCGGCCGCTGCCGGAGAACCCGCGCGAGATCCGCTTCGAGAACGTCACGTTCCGCTACCCGGGCGACTCCGCCCGCCCCGCCCTCGACGACGTGTCGCTCACCCTCCCGCTGGGCCGGATCGTGGCGCTGGTCGGCGAGAACGGCTCCGGCAAGACGACCCTGGTCAAGCTGCTCGCCGGGCTGTACACGCCGGAGAAGGGGCGCATCCTCTGGGACGGCGTGGACGCGGCGACCGCCGACCGGCACCGGCTGGCCGAGCGGATCGCGATGGTGGCGCAGGACTTCAAGCGGTGGCCGTTCACGGCCCGGGTGAACGTCGCCCTGGGGCGCACGTCGCAGCCGGTGTGCGAGCAGCGGCTGGCCGCGTCGATCGCCGAGGCCGGGGCCGAGACGGTGATCGCGGACCTGCCGCGCGGGCTGGACACGCTGCTCGCCCGCAACTTCAGCGGCGGGCACGAACTGTCGGGCGGCCAGTGGCAGCGGCTGGGCATCGCCCGGGCGGCCTACCGCAGGGGTCGCATCCTGATCGTGGACGAGCCGACGGCGGCCCTGGACGCCCGGGCCGAGCTGGAGGTCTTCGAGCGGATCCGCGCCCTGGCCGACAGCGGCCAGACGGTCGTACTGATCACGCACCGGCTGGCGTCCGTGCGCCACGCGGATCTGGTGCACGTCCTGGACCAGGGCCGGCTCGTGGAGTCCGGGACTCCGGACGAGCTGCTGGCGACCGGCGGTCTCTACGCCGAGCTGTACACGCTCCAGGCGAAGCAGTTCGCGCCATCACCCACGGCGGCCCCGGATCCCACCACGGTCCCGCCGGTCGCCCCGGCCCCGAAGATGCCGGCGCCTAAGGCGGGCTGA
- a CDS encoding amidohydrolase, whose protein sequence is MTPSAADSPVDLIISACTVLVHDDQERIGFEEDAAIVVRNGVVEAVTTTAGAADLTAAERLDARNQVALPGLINCHTHAPMVTLRGLAEDLPTQEWFNDVVWPVESNLTERDVELGARLACAEMIRAGVTCFADHYFAMDAVAQVVAECGMRALLGEAYFSSTGPEGRERSLEFALRHRGFADGRITTALAPHSPYTVDDTDLADTARLAGEHGLPVHLHAAENRDQTETSLARHGVTPIEVLERTGILDTDVLLAHGTGIVDRDLPVLERAAGRTAVATAPRGYLKFAWPDTTPVRALRDIGVDVGLATDGAASNNSLDVWESMALTSLVQKSSEGDPRWLTSRQALHHATLQSARAVGLGDGVGSIAPGRRADIVLVDLTGPHTQPVHDLAATLVHSARSADVRTTIVDGRILMRDRVLLTIDVPAVVRELEERLPALVDRSHGRRIQDYDT, encoded by the coding sequence ATGACGCCTTCTGCCGCGGACAGTCCCGTCGACCTCATCATCAGCGCATGTACCGTCCTCGTGCACGACGATCAAGAGCGCATCGGGTTCGAGGAGGACGCCGCGATCGTCGTACGGAACGGCGTGGTCGAGGCGGTGACGACCACCGCCGGAGCTGCGGACCTGACCGCCGCCGAGCGCCTCGACGCCCGGAACCAGGTCGCCCTGCCCGGTCTGATCAACTGTCACACGCACGCGCCGATGGTCACGCTGCGCGGTCTCGCCGAGGACCTGCCCACGCAGGAGTGGTTCAACGACGTCGTCTGGCCCGTGGAGTCCAACCTCACGGAAAGGGACGTCGAGTTGGGGGCGCGGCTCGCCTGTGCCGAGATGATCCGCGCCGGCGTCACCTGCTTCGCCGACCACTACTTCGCCATGGACGCGGTGGCACAAGTGGTCGCGGAATGCGGCATGCGGGCGCTGCTGGGGGAGGCCTACTTCTCCTCGACGGGCCCCGAAGGCCGGGAGAGGTCACTGGAGTTCGCGCTCCGGCACCGCGGATTTGCCGACGGCCGCATCACCACCGCCCTCGCCCCGCACTCCCCTTACACGGTCGACGACACCGACCTCGCCGACACCGCCCGGCTCGCCGGCGAACACGGCCTGCCCGTGCACCTCCACGCCGCGGAGAACCGCGACCAGACCGAGACCAGCCTCGCCCGCCACGGCGTCACCCCGATCGAGGTACTGGAACGCACCGGCATCCTCGACACGGACGTGCTCCTCGCCCACGGCACCGGCATCGTCGACCGCGACCTGCCCGTCCTGGAGCGGGCGGCCGGTCGTACGGCCGTCGCCACCGCGCCCCGCGGCTACCTCAAGTTCGCCTGGCCCGACACCACACCGGTCCGCGCCCTGCGCGACATCGGCGTCGACGTCGGGCTCGCCACCGACGGCGCAGCCTCCAACAACTCCCTCGACGTGTGGGAGTCGATGGCCCTCACCTCCCTGGTCCAGAAGTCCTCCGAGGGCGACCCCCGCTGGCTGACCTCCCGCCAGGCCCTGCACCACGCCACCCTCCAGAGCGCCCGTGCCGTGGGACTGGGGGACGGCGTCGGCAGCATCGCGCCGGGGCGCCGGGCGGACATCGTCCTGGTCGACCTGACCGGACCGCACACCCAGCCCGTCCACGACCTCGCCGCCACCCTCGTGCACAGCGCCCGCTCCGCCGACGTACGCACCACGATCGTCGACGGACGGATCCTGATGCGTGACCGTGTGCTGCTGACGATCGACGTGCCGGCGGTGGTACGGGAACTGGAGGAGCGCCTGCCCGCCCTCGTCGACCGCAGCCACGGCCGGCGCATCCAGGACTACGACACCTGA
- a CDS encoding endonuclease/exonuclease/phosphatase family protein has translation MLLGTWNLENLYRPGGPFGPKDEAAYGAKLAALAAVITELDPALLGVQEVGDPEALKDLAGMLDDDWQLALSEHPDSRGIRVGFLSRTAVTVLADTTAFPAELRPVQVDDSGVTVARAGRGFLAVEVEDGPLRVAVCHLKSKLLSYPNGRFQPRDEGERARYGAYALYRRAAEATALRALADELLDGDGRARDVAVLGDLNDEVQAATTQILLGPPGSEIGTPGYEKADEGDAARLWNVAPLIPPGERYSRVNSGRRELIDHVLVSHRLVHRVTAAGTGLPGEGPPGLPSVGPDPAQRRGAPGSDHAPVWIRVGG, from the coding sequence ATGCTCCTCGGCACCTGGAACCTGGAGAACCTCTACCGGCCCGGCGGCCCGTTCGGCCCGAAGGACGAGGCCGCGTACGGGGCGAAGCTCGCCGCGCTCGCCGCCGTGATCACGGAACTGGACCCGGCCCTGCTCGGCGTGCAGGAGGTCGGGGACCCCGAGGCCCTGAAGGACCTGGCCGGGATGCTCGACGACGACTGGCAGCTCGCCCTGTCCGAGCATCCGGACAGCCGGGGCATACGGGTCGGGTTCCTGAGCCGTACGGCCGTGACGGTGCTGGCCGACACGACGGCGTTCCCGGCGGAGCTGCGTCCCGTGCAGGTGGACGACTCGGGGGTGACGGTGGCGCGGGCGGGGCGGGGCTTCCTCGCCGTCGAGGTCGAGGACGGGCCGCTGCGGGTGGCCGTCTGTCACCTGAAGTCCAAGCTGCTGTCGTACCCGAACGGCCGGTTCCAGCCGCGCGACGAGGGCGAACGGGCCCGGTACGGCGCCTACGCCCTGTACCGCAGGGCCGCCGAGGCGACGGCCCTGCGCGCCCTCGCGGACGAGCTCCTGGACGGCGACGGGCGGGCCAGGGACGTGGCCGTACTGGGCGACCTCAACGACGAGGTGCAGGCGGCGACCACACAGATCCTGCTCGGCCCGCCCGGCTCGGAGATCGGCACGCCGGGGTACGAGAAGGCCGACGAGGGCGACGCGGCCCGGCTGTGGAACGTGGCCCCGCTCATCCCGCCCGGAGAGCGCTACTCCCGCGTGAACTCCGGGCGGCGCGAGCTGATCGACCATGTGCTGGTGAGCCACCGCCTGGTGCACCGGGTGACGGCGGCGGGCACGGGCCTGCCCGGCGAGGGCCCGCCCGGTCTGCCGTCGGTCGGCCCCGACCCGGCGCAGCGGCGGGGCGCGCCCGGGTCGGACCACGCGCCGGTGTGGATACGGGTCGGGGGCTGA
- a CDS encoding class I SAM-dependent methyltransferase has translation MDTGRGLSVIDVPERLTWAVQVLDPAPGDRVLEIGCGRGVAVALIRDRLVTGTVTGIDRSAKAVEAARRRNSDALATGRAAFHTLALEDADFAISSFDKILAVNVNLFWTRPADRELAALRRWLAPGGLLCLCWEPPDGKRTGEIAAKVEPAVAGHGFATEVRRAATARGAGLVGVLGVAVVPGRLSGEGRPGQS, from the coding sequence GTGGATACGGGTCGGGGGCTGAGCGTCATCGACGTCCCGGAGCGCCTGACCTGGGCGGTGCAGGTCCTCGACCCGGCACCCGGCGACCGGGTGCTGGAGATCGGCTGCGGCCGGGGCGTCGCCGTCGCGCTGATCCGCGACCGCCTCGTCACGGGCACCGTCACCGGCATCGACCGCTCCGCCAAGGCGGTCGAGGCGGCACGCCGCCGCAACAGCGACGCGCTCGCCACCGGGCGGGCCGCCTTCCACACCCTGGCGCTGGAGGACGCCGACTTCGCCATCAGCTCCTTCGACAAGATCCTGGCCGTCAATGTGAACCTCTTCTGGACCCGCCCGGCGGACCGGGAACTGGCCGCGCTGAGACGCTGGCTGGCGCCGGGAGGCCTGCTGTGCCTGTGCTGGGAACCGCCGGACGGGAAGCGGACCGGGGAGATCGCCGCGAAGGTGGAGCCGGCGGTCGCGGGGCACGGGTTCGCGACCGAGGTGCGCCGGGCGGCGACCGCGCGGGGCGCCGGCCTGGTGGGGGTGTTGGGCGTGGCCGTCGTGCCGGGGCGGCTATCCGGCGAGGGGCGTCCCGGGCAGTCGTAG